One Luteolibacter flavescens DNA window includes the following coding sequences:
- the gloA2 gene encoding SMU1112c/YaeR family gloxylase I-like metalloprotein yields MNLLRLHHAAIIASDYPRSKAFYTGVLGLKIIAERYREARDSWKLDLELPDGTQIELFSFSDPPARPSYPEACGLRHLAFTVADVAEAVRLLEEKGVTVEAVRVDELTGKRFTFFADPDGLPLELYEA; encoded by the coding sequence ATGAATCTCCTCCGCCTCCATCACGCCGCGATCATCGCTTCGGACTATCCGCGGTCGAAGGCATTCTACACCGGAGTGCTCGGGCTGAAGATCATCGCGGAGAGGTATCGCGAGGCGCGGGACTCGTGGAAGCTGGACCTGGAGCTGCCGGACGGCACGCAGATCGAGCTCTTTTCCTTTTCCGATCCACCGGCTCGCCCGAGCTACCCGGAGGCGTGCGGCCTGCGGCATCTGGCATTCACGGTCGCGGATGTGGCGGAAGCGGTGAGGCTGTTAGAGGAGAAAGGAGTGACCGTGGAGGCGGTTCGCGTGGATGAGCTGACCGGCAAGCGCTTCACTTTCTTCGCCGATCCGGACGGGCTGCCACTGGAGCTGTATGAGGCCTAG
- a CDS encoding helix-turn-helix transcriptional regulator: MNRIDRLTGMILLLQGQRVITAEQIAGHFEISVRTVYRDLSALGEAGVPIIAEAGVGYSLVRGYHMPPVMFTEDEAAALFMSGEVTEQIADDSLKHALRSALLKVRSVLPQEKRDYLHRLKDAVGVWFRRPDDSAKRESLMPIQDAIVRRLCLAILYNTANRGTLTDRIVEPVGLIFYSRQWHLIAWCRVRRDFRDFRLDRVARWEVLGECFEGHAGFSVKDFLRDSIECHELTPATVLVDQEVLERFRLEMPCTPVSSDLQADGRVKLEVLSFSVPWMAEWLLGFGRRVEAVHPPELRERMGAVARELAGMYAEETVGV, encoded by the coding sequence ATGAACCGCATCGACCGCCTGACGGGAATGATCCTGCTGCTCCAAGGGCAGCGGGTGATCACGGCGGAGCAGATCGCGGGGCACTTCGAGATCAGCGTGCGGACCGTTTACCGGGATCTCTCGGCGTTGGGCGAAGCGGGCGTGCCGATCATCGCGGAGGCGGGTGTCGGCTACAGCCTGGTGCGTGGGTATCACATGCCGCCGGTGATGTTCACGGAGGACGAGGCCGCCGCGCTTTTCATGAGCGGGGAGGTGACGGAGCAGATCGCGGATGACTCGCTGAAGCACGCGCTGCGCTCCGCCTTGCTGAAGGTCCGCTCCGTGCTCCCGCAGGAAAAGCGGGACTATCTCCACCGCCTGAAGGATGCCGTGGGCGTGTGGTTCCGCAGGCCGGATGACAGCGCGAAGCGCGAGTCGCTGATGCCGATCCAGGATGCGATCGTGCGCCGCCTGTGCCTCGCCATCCTCTACAATACGGCGAACCGCGGCACGCTCACCGACCGGATCGTGGAGCCGGTGGGGCTGATCTTCTACTCCCGCCAGTGGCACCTCATCGCATGGTGCCGTGTGCGGCGGGATTTCCGTGACTTCCGGCTCGACCGCGTCGCCCGCTGGGAAGTGCTCGGCGAGTGCTTCGAGGGCCACGCGGGATTCTCGGTGAAGGATTTCCTGCGCGATTCCATCGAGTGCCATGAACTCACGCCCGCCACCGTGCTCGTGGATCAGGAGGTGCTGGAGCGCTTCCGCCTCGAGATGCCATGCACGCCGGTCTCCAGCGACCTGCAGGCGGATGGCCGAGTGAAGCTGGAGGTGCTGAGCTTCTCGGTCCCGTGGATGGCCGAGTGGCTGCTGGGCTTTGGCAGGCGTGTCGAGGCCGTGCATCCGCCCGAACTCCGCGAGAGGATGGGGGCGGTGGCCAGGGAACTCGCTGGGATGTATGCGGAAGAGACGGTAGGCGTGTGA
- a CDS encoding DUF2314 domain-containing protein, giving the protein MSPTFGPVVTVLFLAQAVLLRMRMKAGIIVAMLTYACGAAWFGWALWALGFNWGRAIGIAVMVFSIIGRWNKFGDLLRGEASWDDSDDKDERRAMALNQAREQESNDDDADEENKPLTSIVLLRRSPKPLDDKILLEYLRDAWDEQRKLGEDDLFAVGDNPIFIIKSPQGMWMVHNHPRPYFDESPAPKMGELRLRKALEDHTAWISVDLMNGFLGDLPTDVYYPYIFRLIRELADEDTLAILRPETGQINVWNDEVAKSLGSTDPLEDFATPVHSPVITVPDDDPRMKAAVEEARRSFGTFREEWAKRDPEDTYIVKSGLRGEESSEMIWIEVTGLEPDFIHGTLANEPVDLDGKRKGDRVEAPVSDLYDWAILKTGADAPMGLFTEKIVHQVQREARGKATGTSGPDAATAPS; this is encoded by the coding sequence ATGTCTCCCACCTTCGGTCCTGTGGTGACCGTGCTGTTTCTTGCGCAGGCCGTCCTGCTGAGGATGCGGATGAAGGCAGGCATCATCGTGGCCATGCTCACCTATGCCTGCGGTGCCGCGTGGTTCGGTTGGGCACTCTGGGCGCTCGGTTTCAACTGGGGACGCGCCATCGGCATTGCAGTCATGGTGTTCTCCATCATCGGACGGTGGAACAAATTCGGGGATCTGCTGCGCGGCGAGGCATCATGGGACGACTCCGATGACAAAGACGAGCGCCGCGCCATGGCGCTGAACCAGGCCCGGGAGCAGGAGAGCAACGATGACGACGCGGATGAGGAAAACAAGCCGCTGACTTCCATCGTGCTGCTCCGCCGCTCCCCGAAGCCGCTGGATGACAAGATCCTGCTGGAGTATCTGCGCGATGCTTGGGACGAGCAGCGGAAGTTGGGCGAGGACGATCTTTTCGCCGTCGGCGACAATCCAATCTTCATCATCAAGAGCCCGCAGGGCATGTGGATGGTGCACAATCACCCCCGCCCCTACTTTGACGAAAGCCCGGCCCCGAAAATGGGCGAGCTTCGCCTGCGGAAGGCACTCGAGGATCACACCGCCTGGATCTCCGTGGATCTGATGAATGGCTTCCTCGGCGACCTGCCGACGGACGTTTACTACCCCTACATCTTCCGCCTCATCCGGGAATTGGCCGATGAAGACACGCTCGCGATCCTCCGCCCGGAGACCGGCCAGATCAATGTCTGGAATGACGAGGTGGCGAAGAGCCTCGGCTCGACGGACCCGCTGGAGGACTTCGCAACGCCGGTGCATTCCCCGGTCATCACCGTGCCGGACGATGATCCGCGGATGAAGGCTGCCGTGGAGGAAGCCCGCCGCAGCTTTGGGACCTTCCGCGAGGAATGGGCCAAGCGCGATCCCGAGGACACCTACATCGTGAAATCCGGCCTGCGCGGCGAGGAAAGCTCCGAGATGATCTGGATCGAAGTCACGGGCCTGGAGCCAGACTTCATCCACGGCACCCTGGCCAATGAGCCCGTCGATCTCGATGGAAAGCGCAAGGGCGACCGCGTGGAGGCCCCGGTCTCGGATCTCTACGACTGGGCCATCCTGAAAACAGGCGCGGATGCGCCCATGGGACTCTTCACCGAAAAGATCGTCCATCAGGTCCAGCGCGAGGCACGCGGGAAAGCCACGGGGACCTCCGGTCCGGATGCAGCCACCGCTCCGTCGTGA
- a CDS encoding dimethylsulfonioproprionate lyase family protein: MPFPPSIVPIAEAKVLHAFGDTASFQLTGEETGGRYTMFVNVTAPGGGPPPHRHDHEDEWFYVVEGRAEFFKDGEWTEVPPGTAVFMPRGSVHTFRNAGETPLKQIIHTAPSGFETFFARVADEFNREDGPDMDRVIAISTEHGIHYV; encoded by the coding sequence ATGCCTTTTCCCCCCTCCATCGTCCCCATCGCCGAGGCAAAGGTCCTCCATGCCTTCGGCGATACCGCGTCCTTCCAGCTCACTGGAGAGGAAACCGGGGGCCGCTACACCATGTTCGTGAATGTCACCGCACCGGGCGGTGGCCCGCCGCCTCACCGGCACGATCACGAGGACGAGTGGTTCTACGTCGTCGAGGGCCGGGCCGAGTTTTTCAAGGATGGAGAGTGGACGGAGGTCCCACCGGGCACGGCGGTTTTCATGCCGCGCGGATCCGTCCACACCTTTCGGAATGCCGGGGAGACTCCGCTGAAGCAGATCATCCACACCGCGCCATCGGGCTTCGAGACCTTCTTCGCGCGCGTCGCGGATGAGTTCAATCGTGAGGATGGCCCGGACATGGACCGCGTCATCGCGATCAGCACCGAGCACGGCATCCACTACGTGTGA
- a CDS encoding MGH1-like glycoside hydrolase domain-containing protein, translated as MTREHERLQEDEGRAKNWKRWGPYLSERQWGTVREDYSEHGHSWGEFPHDHARRRAYRWGEDGLNGWCDRQGRLCFAPALWNGKDTILKERLFGLGGNEGNHGEDVKECYYYLESTPTHSYTKVLYKYPQAKFPYSEIRERNAQLGREGPELELADLGIFNDGRYFDIVQEVAKRSPEDLLWRITVTNHGPDAAPIHVLPTLWFRNIWKWGSERETPLKKPSLELKDGRIHVSHESLGEYFFHADSPDCASEASWLFTENETDYSSVYGYGSPAPRVKDAFHKLLIHGDKNAVAHNPAGTKAAAHFVFNVPPGQSITIRCRLHTVKNDNGIGGLDGFDETFAARVAECDEFYHQVIPKGLSHDEYLICRQGYAGLLWTKQFYHYVIEDWLKGDKDGPAPPAARLDGRNHDWSHFFARDVLSMPDKWEYPWFAAWDSAFHMIPFAAVDPHFAKEQLLLLLREWYMHPNGQLPAYEWNFSDVNPPVHAWAVWRVYKIADPKGDRDLLFLERCFQKLLMNFTWWVNRKDMEGRHVFGGGFLGLDNIGVFDRSHALPDGGKLHQADGTAWMASYCLLMLAMALELAEEKPAYEDIASKFFEHFVNITDAINSLGGSGLWDERDGFYYDQLIVNRDEPLPLRIRSLVGLLPMCAVTVLKQTKIEKLKGFRSRMDWFLSSRPDILKYISVRRSSDSKKSALCLLAIPSEVQLRKTLRRMLDPEEFLSKYGIRSLSKAHGKEPFVFEHGGERNEVTYTPGESDSGMFGGNSNWRGPIWFPTNFLIIEALERYHHFYGDSFKIEYPTGSGVEKTLREVAIDLCDRLISLFCPGDDGARPCFGGANRYRDVPHWQHLLLFHEYFHAETGEGLGASHQTGWTSLVVKLVKDRREKLCQAGM; from the coding sequence GTGACCCGTGAACACGAACGTCTCCAGGAAGACGAAGGCCGTGCAAAGAACTGGAAGCGCTGGGGCCCCTACCTCAGCGAGCGCCAGTGGGGCACCGTGCGAGAGGATTACTCGGAGCACGGACACAGTTGGGGCGAGTTTCCCCATGACCACGCACGCCGCCGTGCCTACCGGTGGGGCGAGGACGGGCTGAATGGCTGGTGCGACCGCCAGGGACGCCTGTGCTTCGCCCCCGCGCTGTGGAATGGCAAGGACACCATCCTGAAAGAGCGCCTCTTCGGCCTCGGCGGGAACGAGGGGAACCACGGCGAGGACGTGAAGGAGTGCTACTACTACCTGGAGTCCACGCCCACCCACTCCTACACGAAGGTCCTCTACAAGTATCCGCAGGCGAAATTCCCCTACTCCGAGATCCGCGAGCGGAATGCCCAGCTCGGCCGCGAAGGCCCGGAGCTGGAACTGGCGGATCTGGGGATCTTCAATGACGGCCGATATTTCGATATCGTCCAGGAAGTCGCGAAGCGCTCGCCGGAGGACCTGCTCTGGCGCATCACCGTGACGAACCACGGGCCGGATGCCGCACCGATCCACGTGCTGCCCACGCTGTGGTTCCGCAACATCTGGAAATGGGGCAGCGAGCGCGAGACGCCGCTGAAGAAGCCTTCACTCGAGCTGAAGGACGGCCGCATCCACGTGTCGCATGAATCGCTCGGCGAGTATTTCTTCCACGCGGACTCGCCCGACTGCGCCAGCGAGGCGAGCTGGCTCTTCACCGAGAATGAGACGGACTACAGCTCCGTCTATGGCTACGGCTCCCCTGCCCCGCGGGTGAAGGACGCCTTCCACAAGCTCCTCATCCATGGCGACAAGAATGCAGTCGCGCACAATCCCGCAGGGACGAAAGCGGCGGCGCACTTCGTCTTCAACGTGCCACCCGGGCAGAGCATCACGATCCGCTGCCGCCTTCACACGGTGAAGAACGACAATGGCATCGGCGGCCTCGACGGCTTTGACGAAACCTTCGCCGCCCGTGTCGCGGAGTGCGATGAATTCTACCATCAGGTCATCCCGAAGGGGCTCTCGCACGATGAATATCTCATCTGCCGCCAGGGCTACGCAGGCCTGCTGTGGACGAAGCAATTCTACCACTACGTCATCGAGGACTGGCTGAAGGGCGACAAGGACGGCCCTGCGCCACCGGCGGCGCGGCTCGATGGGCGGAATCACGACTGGTCCCACTTCTTCGCCCGCGACGTGCTCTCGATGCCGGACAAGTGGGAGTACCCGTGGTTCGCCGCGTGGGACTCGGCCTTCCACATGATCCCCTTCGCCGCGGTGGATCCGCACTTCGCGAAGGAGCAGCTCCTGCTGCTACTACGGGAGTGGTACATGCACCCGAATGGCCAGCTCCCGGCCTACGAGTGGAATTTCTCCGACGTGAATCCGCCGGTCCACGCCTGGGCCGTGTGGCGCGTCTACAAGATCGCGGATCCGAAGGGCGACCGCGACCTGCTCTTCCTGGAGCGCTGCTTCCAGAAGCTGCTGATGAATTTCACCTGGTGGGTGAACCGCAAGGACATGGAGGGGCGGCACGTCTTCGGCGGCGGCTTCCTCGGGCTGGACAATATCGGGGTCTTCGACCGCTCGCACGCGCTGCCCGATGGCGGGAAGCTGCATCAGGCGGACGGCACGGCTTGGATGGCTTCGTATTGCCTGCTCATGCTCGCCATGGCGCTGGAGCTCGCGGAAGAGAAGCCCGCGTATGAGGACATCGCCTCGAAGTTCTTCGAGCACTTCGTGAATATTACCGACGCGATCAATTCACTCGGAGGCAGCGGCCTTTGGGACGAGCGCGACGGCTTCTACTACGACCAGCTCATCGTGAACCGCGACGAACCGCTGCCGCTGCGCATCCGCTCGCTTGTGGGCCTGCTGCCGATGTGCGCTGTCACAGTGCTGAAACAGACGAAGATCGAGAAGCTGAAGGGCTTCCGCAGCCGCATGGACTGGTTCCTCTCCAGCCGACCGGACATCCTGAAATACATCAGCGTCCGCCGCTCTTCCGACAGCAAGAAATCCGCGCTGTGCCTGCTGGCCATCCCGTCCGAGGTGCAACTCCGCAAGACGCTGCGCCGCATGCTGGACCCGGAGGAATTCCTTTCGAAATACGGCATCCGTTCGCTGAGCAAGGCGCACGGCAAGGAGCCCTTCGTCTTCGAGCACGGCGGCGAGCGCAACGAGGTGACCTACACGCCGGGGGAATCCGACTCCGGCATGTTCGGCGGGAACTCGAACTGGCGCGGCCCGATCTGGTTCCCCACGAACTTCCTGATCATCGAGGCACTCGAGCGCTACCACCACTTCTACGGCGACAGCTTCAAGATCGAGTATCCCACCGGCTCCGGCGTGGAGAAGACGCTGCGCGAGGTGGCGATCGACCTTTGCGACCGGCTCATCTCGCTCTTCTGCCCCGGTGACGATGGCGCGCGCCCGTGCTTCGGCGGTGCGAACCGCTATCGCGACGTGCCGCATTGGCAGCACCTGCTGCTCTTCCACGAATACTTCCACGCCGAAACCGGTGAAGGCCTCGGGGCATCCCACCAGACCGGCTGGACCTCGCTGGTCGTGAAGCTCGTGAAAGACCGCCGCGAGAAGCTCTGCCAAGCCGGAATGTAG
- a CDS encoding Amuc_1099 family pilus-like system protein → MNPSEDPNDRLLDSLLREQARGKADDELLQAIDARLDAGKALAHRRKRGPRAVLWSTAAAAAVMVSAGVMTWQHGRTKEAPLAALEKSAAPRVNMRDPAVDAQVRLSRDAGAQDDHILRESPAQLQLPAAPAASPMDHGLPPADIASVDGEWLGQGGGVGGGRGTGIGHGSGLAMGPGKARSMNGSPTSFGRLQPQEERLLERRPQQVPDAGLSEENYGRLVDQPWKSPWQEALSTFSIDVDTASYMNVRRMIQAGGSVPADSVRIEELVNYFDYRYEGPKNDSPFAVHGMLATCPWKPQHLLARVAIKGREIEAKARPASNLVFLIDVSGSMQDPAKLPLLKRSMRVLLDQLDERDRLGIVVYAGSEGVVLDPTRLDEQGLSTAIRSIEKLEAGGSTNGGAGIKRAYEMAARNLVPGGVNRVILATDGDFNVGTTGQGDLVTLVKEGAAKGVSLSVVGFGTGNFNDAMLEAITNEGNGNYFYIDGDGEAERVFLQKLTGTLVTIAKDVKIQVEFNPAKVKAYRLIGYANRILRHEDFNNDKVDAGDIGAGHTVTAFYEIVPPGVDMPNTGNVDGLRYQKPVEKETVASDDWLTLKLRYKHPEGDVSQLIESPLTGEPQAWEQAGHDFRFASAVALFGMKLRQMPELADMPWQKVVEIARPALADDAKEQRSEFISMVARHGRFPLPPLPVVEEQADALEGVSYLRDESTMWYVQFGLQSGGKWAPRFVGVASDKSTKLQNRVGADAMLSPGDEFFKDGAFAGRFKFLGVEEREVTSERTGLTQRVMFARYEDLKPNKKGARYESQAGLPDVELEAKAYYDRSAVLKSGGQEILVEEDTKFTLPGDTSGKEYFLQGVTPEKIVIQTKSPSGETTTREIRKASGE, encoded by the coding sequence ATGAATCCTTCTGAAGATCCGAATGACCGTCTTCTCGACTCGCTGCTGCGGGAGCAAGCGCGAGGCAAGGCGGACGACGAACTCCTGCAAGCCATCGATGCCCGGCTGGATGCCGGGAAAGCGCTCGCCCACCGGCGGAAGCGCGGCCCGCGGGCCGTGCTGTGGTCCACGGCGGCGGCCGCCGCGGTGATGGTCTCTGCAGGCGTGATGACCTGGCAACATGGTCGCACGAAGGAGGCTCCGCTTGCAGCCCTGGAAAAGTCCGCTGCTCCGCGTGTGAACATGCGTGATCCGGCCGTGGATGCTCAGGTCAGGCTCTCCCGGGACGCGGGTGCGCAAGACGATCACATTCTGAGAGAGAGTCCCGCGCAGCTCCAGTTGCCCGCGGCTCCAGCCGCAAGTCCCATGGATCATGGGCTTCCGCCAGCAGACATCGCCAGTGTGGATGGCGAATGGCTCGGCCAAGGCGGCGGAGTAGGCGGAGGTCGGGGCACGGGGATTGGCCACGGCTCTGGCTTGGCAATGGGTCCGGGCAAGGCGCGGTCGATGAACGGGAGTCCGACGTCATTTGGTCGACTCCAGCCACAAGAGGAGCGTCTGTTAGAGCGGAGGCCGCAGCAGGTGCCGGATGCCGGGCTCTCGGAGGAAAACTACGGGCGCCTCGTGGACCAGCCGTGGAAGTCGCCATGGCAGGAAGCGCTTTCCACCTTCTCCATCGATGTCGATACGGCGTCATACATGAATGTGCGGCGGATGATTCAGGCCGGTGGCTCGGTCCCGGCGGACTCGGTGCGGATCGAGGAACTGGTGAACTACTTCGACTACCGCTACGAAGGCCCGAAGAACGACAGTCCCTTCGCGGTGCATGGCATGCTGGCGACTTGCCCGTGGAAGCCTCAGCACCTGCTCGCCCGCGTGGCGATCAAGGGCCGCGAGATCGAGGCAAAGGCGCGCCCGGCATCGAACCTCGTCTTCCTCATCGATGTGTCCGGCTCGATGCAGGATCCGGCGAAGCTGCCGCTGCTGAAGCGCTCGATGCGTGTTTTGCTCGACCAACTCGATGAGCGGGACCGCCTCGGGATCGTCGTCTATGCCGGCAGCGAGGGCGTGGTCCTTGATCCGACTCGGCTGGATGAACAGGGCCTCTCCACCGCGATCCGGTCGATCGAGAAGCTCGAAGCCGGTGGTTCGACGAATGGCGGCGCGGGTATCAAGCGGGCCTATGAGATGGCCGCGCGGAATCTCGTGCCCGGCGGAGTGAACCGCGTGATCCTCGCGACCGATGGCGACTTCAATGTTGGCACCACGGGGCAGGGGGATCTGGTGACGCTCGTGAAAGAAGGCGCGGCGAAGGGCGTGAGCCTGAGCGTCGTGGGCTTCGGCACGGGCAACTTCAACGACGCGATGCTGGAGGCGATCACCAACGAGGGGAATGGCAACTACTTCTACATCGACGGCGACGGCGAGGCTGAGCGCGTCTTCTTGCAAAAGCTGACCGGCACGCTGGTGACCATCGCGAAGGACGTGAAGATCCAGGTGGAATTCAATCCCGCGAAGGTGAAGGCCTACCGGCTCATCGGCTATGCGAATCGCATCCTGCGCCACGAGGACTTCAATAACGACAAGGTGGATGCCGGGGACATCGGTGCGGGTCACACCGTCACCGCATTCTATGAAATCGTGCCTCCGGGAGTGGACATGCCGAATACCGGGAATGTGGACGGCCTGCGTTATCAGAAGCCCGTCGAAAAGGAAACGGTGGCGAGCGATGACTGGCTCACGCTGAAGCTGCGCTACAAGCACCCCGAAGGTGATGTGAGCCAATTGATCGAGTCGCCGCTGACGGGCGAGCCGCAGGCATGGGAGCAGGCGGGCCATGATTTCCGCTTCGCCTCCGCGGTCGCCTTGTTCGGGATGAAGCTGCGGCAGATGCCGGAGCTGGCCGATATGCCGTGGCAAAAGGTGGTGGAGATCGCGCGGCCGGCGCTGGCCGATGATGCGAAGGAGCAGCGGTCGGAATTCATCTCGATGGTGGCGCGTCACGGCCGCTTTCCGTTGCCGCCGCTGCCGGTGGTGGAGGAGCAGGCGGATGCCTTGGAAGGCGTCAGCTACCTCAGGGATGAGTCCACGATGTGGTACGTGCAGTTCGGCCTGCAGTCGGGTGGCAAGTGGGCGCCGCGATTCGTGGGAGTCGCTTCTGACAAGAGCACGAAGCTGCAGAATCGTGTGGGCGCGGATGCCATGCTTTCCCCGGGTGACGAGTTCTTCAAGGACGGAGCGTTTGCCGGGCGCTTCAAGTTCCTCGGTGTCGAGGAGCGCGAGGTGACGAGCGAGCGGACCGGGCTGACCCAGCGAGTGATGTTCGCCCGATACGAAGACCTGAAGCCGAACAAAAAGGGCGCGAGGTATGAGTCCCAGGCAGGGCTTCCCGATGTCGAGCTGGAGGCGAAGGCCTACTATGACCGTAGTGCAGTCCTGAAATCCGGAGGGCAGGAAATCCTGGTGGAGGAAGACACGAAATTCACTCTGCCAGGTGATACCTCGGGAAAGGAATACTTCCTCCAAGGCGTCACTCCGGAGAAGATCGTGATCCAAACCAAGTCTCCGAGTGGTGAGACGACCACGCGGGAGATCCGGAAGGCGAGCGGGGAGTGA
- a CDS encoding RNA polymerase sigma factor — MKAMQALALSPPEPMDRQRFTDLVRQHHLTLLSYARALAGAEGTARELVQDAFVAAWQNVGKFEVTRDFAAWMRGIVRNKWREHCRLHSREVPFDEEAMSHLEETLAPHSSGDAALFARLAECRDKLPEPMAEALRVTYDEGRTSDEAASLLSLNAAALRKRLERARDALRLCLSKNL; from the coding sequence ATGAAAGCCATGCAAGCCCTCGCCCTATCCCCACCCGAACCGATGGACCGGCAACGCTTCACCGATCTCGTCCGACAGCATCACCTCACGCTCCTGTCCTATGCCCGCGCCTTGGCCGGTGCGGAAGGCACGGCGCGGGAGCTGGTGCAGGACGCCTTCGTCGCGGCGTGGCAGAATGTCGGCAAATTCGAAGTCACCCGGGACTTCGCCGCGTGGATGCGCGGCATCGTCCGGAACAAGTGGCGCGAACACTGCCGCCTCCATTCGCGCGAGGTGCCCTTCGACGAAGAGGCAATGTCGCATCTGGAGGAAACCCTGGCCCCCCACTCCTCCGGGGATGCCGCTCTCTTCGCCCGGCTCGCCGAGTGCCGGGACAAGCTGCCGGAGCCGATGGCCGAGGCGCTGCGCGTGACCTACGATGAAGGTCGTACCAGCGACGAAGCCGCCTCGCTCCTTTCCCTGAATGCCGCCGCCCTGCGCAAGCGCCTGGAGCGCGCCCGGGATGCTCTGCGGCTGTGTCTGTCGAAAAATCTCTGA
- a CDS encoding polysaccharide biosynthesis/export family protein → MKAILFLTALMSISPLIAGLEPGDTLKISLLGLSAEEQQKVNGEYRVGESGTISMPLLDAPVTARGLNAEQLARAIEAAYRAEQIYTKPRIQAEVLAGPDKSAEISQVSIGGQVRKAGAAPYRKGMTVIQAIDAAGGRNDFGSLNVMLIRGEKQYCLDFQKLAHKNIVLLPDDSLQIEQKGVVDRWKGSDETVKPLLAK, encoded by the coding sequence ATGAAAGCAATCCTCTTCCTGACGGCACTCATGTCCATTTCCCCACTCATCGCCGGACTGGAGCCCGGAGATACCCTGAAGATCAGCTTGCTTGGCCTGAGTGCCGAGGAGCAGCAGAAGGTGAACGGCGAGTATCGAGTCGGAGAATCCGGCACCATCTCGATGCCCCTGCTGGACGCCCCCGTCACCGCCCGCGGATTGAATGCCGAGCAACTCGCCCGCGCGATCGAGGCGGCCTATCGCGCCGAACAGATCTACACCAAGCCGCGCATCCAAGCTGAGGTGCTCGCTGGTCCCGACAAGTCGGCCGAAATATCCCAGGTCAGCATCGGCGGCCAGGTTCGCAAGGCCGGAGCCGCGCCCTACCGCAAGGGCATGACCGTCATCCAGGCCATCGACGCCGCCGGTGGGCGCAATGACTTCGGCAGCCTCAATGTCATGCTCATCCGCGGAGAGAAGCAGTACTGCCTCGATTTCCAGAAACTGGCCCACAAGAACATCGTCCTTCTCCCGGACGACTCCCTCCAGATCGAGCAAAAGGGCGTCGTCGACCGCTGGAAGGGCAGCGACGAAACGGTGAAGCCGCTGCTGGCGAAGTAG